TCCGAGGTAAACGAACAGTTGTTCCGTCTATGGCAAGCAGGTTAAACCCGTGCCATTGCTCTGGCTTAAAGTTTTCATAAAAGTAGCTGGTCAAACGCATATTGAGGTTTATAAAAGCTTCATATTTCAGTTTCATCCTTGCTTTAGCCAAAGCGGCTTTGGAAACAACTCGTTTGACCACTTCAAATCCAAAAATAGATTTGAAGAAATGATCAAGTTCATCCTGATATGAGCCTTTAACCATATTCATGAGAAAGAAGATCAAGGTTGAAAAAGTAAGTTTTCGTTTGCGGATAAAATCGGTTGGACTTTGGCGATGTTGCTTGATAAATTGATCAGAATTGATGATTTCTTGAAGAAATCCGATCAACCCGGCACAGATATTGAAAATCAGGTTCCGTGCCAGCGTTGTTAAATTTGTTAAAAAATTTCGGCATGATATGCTCCTTTCTTTTTGATAACTCGCAACTATTATTAGAATTGAGTATATCATGTCGATCTTAAAATCTCAATATTTATATATAATTTCAATTAGTTAAGCTATATGTGTTCTTAAGTTAATGACATTGGTTCAGGATTAACAAAATTAAAAACGCCACTTAGCGATAATGCGGTTGCAATAGCCGTAAAAACAAACACCGCTGTCATTGTCCATGCAATTATTATTTGAATTGTTTTTTGTTGATCCATCTATTGTCTATTCAATGTTTTTGTTATGAGTCTATACTCATTTAATGAACTGATTTGTTGTTTTTATTTATTTCTTGGATTCACTCATTTATCGGGATAACGTCCAAAAAATAAGAATAACAAAATGGTTACAACTTTTTAAAAACAATGCCAGAATCATTAACACCATCTGAAGAGGCTTGCAATTTTTTTTTCAAATTTACCACATAGTGGGCCAAGCACTAATGGTATCAAAGAAGACCGACCCTGATTCCCAGACAGGCAAGAATAACAAAAGTAGTCAACGCCTTTATTACCAATGGTCTCGGTCTCAAATAATAGACATAGTCAACACGCTAACGATAAGGCTTCCTTCCGATGCGGTGTGACAGCGGATCACTGGTTAGAAGGATCTTTTTGGGGTTCGGTAATAAGGTTCATGCCGCATAGGCGATGCACTTCTTCAGTGGTTACTGAGGCCCAATGTTCGAAAGATTGACGTGCAAGTCTGTATACATGAATGTCGCGGGTGGCAAGAAAAAAACCGCGGTGTGTAAGCTCCCCAGCACGCCGCTGAGCATCCTCGACGCTCAGCCAGTCTGTCGAACAGCTTAACTTCTCAGCAATCCTTGGTGGGCCGTCAAACCACGGCGTAGCTGCAGATTCGGGAAGAAACTGCGTCCGTGTATCGTGGAGTGCAATAGTCCGCAAACCTATGGCAGATAATAACTCGAACTCGTCTTGGACGTGTTCCGCGATATGGCTACCATCCAGCAGAACAAAATCGAATTTTGGAGCTCTGCTTAAAAACTCCCAAGAGGTTTTTTCATGAACCACTGTCAGGCCTTTTGCTATTCCATTTGCGTTCATGTTTCTGACTGTCGAGTGAACCTTAACGTCACAGATGTGAAACTCAAATTCGCGTCGATGTTGGGCTTGGACAAATGCTGAAGTAGATACCCCATAGTGACTGCCAATTTCAATCACGCAGCGGAACGGGGCGGCACATAGCAGATTGTAAAGCATCATGACATGCCGCAAGTCCATTGCCCAATCAGGTTTCTGAAAAATATCCGGAAATGCTTCGAGCAGAGGGAAACTGAGTTCAGGGAAAACGCAAAGAGATGAAGACGATATATTCATATGCTGCTTATACATATAACCCTAAAGCCCTGATCATAATAGTGAATTGAAGCCTCGCCGCATGAGCGATAAGCAGAGCGGCAGAAACGTGAATAACATGTCCATGCTCCACCGCGTAGAACACGTGCTGAAGAACTCTTGCGCGGCGAGGGTCCATAGTTTGACGTATATAGGTTCGCGCACCATTCCCATACATTCCCGTGCATATCGTACAACCCATAGGTGTTCGGAGCATAGGACCCTACGGTAGTCGGTCGGCCCGCAGAAGGTCCAATGTCGTCACATCCGTATGGATAGCGTCCATCTATGTTACCGTGATACGAAGAGAAAGTAGAACCACAAGAGAAGGCAGTAGAAGTTGTGCTACGACATGCATATTCCCATTCGGACTCAAAAGGTAAACGATATGTTCGGTTAGATTCACGTTCATTCGGCAAAGCAGCCATGATTGAGCAGAAACTTTCAGCGTCGAACCAAGATACAGACTCAACTGGGAATTTGCTTGTGTCAACGCCTCTAACGTGCGCGCTTCCTTGCCCGAAGGCCGAGAAATAGGACGGATTCACACCAATAACTTGAGAATACTCTTTTTGCGTTGTAGGAAAACGTGCGATCCAGAAGCCATTTAATCGAATAGAGTGCTGTGGGCTTTCGTTTTCGCGTCGAGTGCTTTCATAAACGGAGGACCCGATTACGCCAGTTCCGCTCGGGACATAGATGAATTCCATTCCAATTGAATTTCTGAAAATCTCCATGTTGCTCCTCGAACTTTAAAGAAAAAGCCCCTTTATCAGTACCGCAATCCAACCTATTGCGAAGGCGGCTGGAAGGAAACGTCGGGGGGTGAGCAAGCGATCATACCGAGTCGTTTCAAGCATAGCGCCTGCCCATACTGGAGGAAGTTGGTCGTGATGCAACTCCGT
Above is a window of uncultured Desulfobacter sp. DNA encoding:
- a CDS encoding class I SAM-dependent methyltransferase yields the protein MYKQHMNISSSSLCVFPELSFPLLEAFPDIFQKPDWAMDLRHVMMLYNLLCAAPFRCVIEIGSHYGVSTSAFVQAQHRREFEFHICDVKVHSTVRNMNANGIAKGLTVVHEKTSWEFLSRAPKFDFVLLDGSHIAEHVQDEFELLSAIGLRTIALHDTRTQFLPESAATPWFDGPPRIAEKLSCSTDWLSVEDAQRRAGELTHRGFFLATRDIHVYRLARQSFEHWASVTTEEVHRLCGMNLITEPQKDPSNQ